TCTTAGCACTTAATATCAGAGCTTAATGTCTCAGcctcaatgtttttgttgtcttaataactaattaattaagaGTTTGTCTAGCAAGAAATCTGGCATCAAATGTCTTGTAgtagtgtttatttattctttcatcAGCTAGTTTGCCAGTTCCTGTAtggctgtttgtgttgatgGCTTTATATGTCAGTGGTATCAGAAAAGATATAACTGGGTATCTGTACAGAAAGGTTCATGCCATAACCGCAGAAGATTCTTCAGTCTGATGGTAGTGCATTCATTTTTGGTAACTGCATGTATGACACAGGTCACTGTTTGCAGTTCTAAATTAAGATGTCAATATTAACCTTTTATTCTCATGTagcttttcctgcttttttttatttctgcaaataCGAACAGTTAAACTAAACCAGATGATCAGTCCAGAGGCCACATTAGCAGTTGGTGTTCATGTGGATGATAATTCCCTGCACTGTGATAAGGAGCAAAGATCAGTAGAGCAAGAGATCATAGATCTTTTATTTACTCCATGGCacaaaaggtaaaaaataaacagtatgCTCTTGAACAACAAAATTTACAAATGTATCGTACATAACAATAATTGTTGTAATTCCTATTTACATATGTACTTTGAAATACAACCACAGTTGCTGAAATTCAATTTGGGTATTACACACATCATCCAAAATCTATTAAGTTTTCTTCCTGAACAACTTCATCGTCTCGTCCCCTCTTTGACCAATCAGCAATCAGTtccttcacctcttttccaaAATCTTCGTGCAATTTGCTAAATTCCTCCCTGGTGCTGAAACAGACCCCTGACCACTCCCCCAAAGGCGGAGCAGGGGTGTTAATAGGCACCACATTTGCATTCCTCTTGGGCCACAGTTTGGGTGATCTTTTACTGGCTGATTTGGATGAAACTGTTGGAGCTTGAAGCATCGGATTGGAGCTCAAACCAGGTCCTGCTCCTACACCCGGTGCTAAATACGAAGGGAGTGCTGAACTTTGTGCGTTCAAAGAGGCTGCAGGATATCCCGCTTCTGCTGTGTTGAAATTTGGCATGACGAAAGGGTTGGCTGGTTCGCTGGAGAACTCACCTAATGCATCTGAggaacagagaaacacataaaTAAGTATACCTCCACAGTTTTGTTGTCTTGATTAAAGAGACTTTGATATGTTGACATCCTCATTCCACCTGAGCTACAACCATCCGAGCTGCTagacattaaaacatgtcagctttatttaaaaaaaataataataatcatttgaAAAGCtattgtttgaattgtttaaTTGTTAATGTTAAACCCACGTTTTAcccattttgtttgtatttcagagTATCCATTTATTGTCTATGAAGTCTGCACAATCAGAGGATAAAAATCTGCTAAACTTTGTGGCTTACTAagtgtttacattcagtgtaaACAGCTACGAATGTTGCCAACAACTCTCTTTATTAATCATATCTCAAATGTTTTCAACCCTTAAACGTATGGTTGAGCTGGAGGACAGACTGTTTCACAAAAGATGGACAACTGAGAAAGTTTTATAGAGTTTGATGAGACAGCTACCAGTCTCATTTCTGCAATTAAAAGAAGTAATTTGAGCATATTGAAGTGTCCAAAATCTCCATTGTATCTTGAGTACTAGGTCATTGATTATCTTACCAcagcagagacaacaacaacacagatctGTCATCTAAATAACTTGCAATAAAACCAGCCTTTGTAAAGTTTATTACATTGAGTCTTTGCTAATTCATCATCACAGAGGAGCTGATTCACATATACAGAGAAAACACCACATAAACCTTCAAATTTATTGTAATCAAATACGACAAAACCACAAATTTCAACTTCAAAAAACTGCTACAAAGTTTGATAAAGTCTAAGTCTTTAGATCATTACAAACTTGTATAATGTTGCAcactctgacagacagatgttatGAGATTAAACTGACTGCATACCACGTACCACCTTGTACATGGCGTCTGCAAACAGTGATTCACCGCCTCACACAGCTGCTCTCCAGAACAAAGGCAGCTCTCTTTCATCCACAGACAGAATAAGACCCTCGGTACTCTCACCTTTGTACTTCTTCTCTAGATCCATCATTAGCAGGGCCAGGTaattgtgattggctgacagcagGGCTTTAATCCAGCTCTCCTGACTTGCCTGGTCCTCAGCGGCAAACTTGTACGTTCGCAGCCCTGGTTCGCTCCACACAAGCGAGAAGGCGAACTGCTCCTCGGACTCGCACAGCTGGACCGTGCAGCCCTCCAGAACAATCACTCCTGTCAGGTCCCGGTCAGCTGGCCGGTCCTTGTAGAAGAGGAGGTTGCCCTTTAGCACGAACCAACGCTTCTGATAGGAAGACTTTATCTCACCCTGTAGGACAGTTTGCGGTTTCATTTACTCAATGAATTGCACAACTCACTTCTTAAAACAAGCAGGTTGTTTTATGAACTTAGTGATgcaagcacaaaaaaacagaagcaagaCTTCCTAGAGAAGTTTCTATGAGCTTTGAAATTcaaattattactttattttgagTTCAGCAATAGTATTCATGCCATTTATTGTAATTCACTGCATTTCTCTGACAGTAGGGGTTTGGTTTAATCTcaattttacagtgtaaagCACTTTTTAATGTGCTGTACAGATATCATTATTAATATCAAGATGATGTTTCAAATATTATAGGCAAACTGGCTGTTGTTAAAACCACAGTTTACATTTGCTGAAGGCAAGACATCATGTTGTCTGAATCTGaataaattcatattcaaaGTGTCTTACCTTCTTGTACAGGTAACCCTCTTTGTCTATTGGTGAGTTACAAGATTCAAAATATGTGACAATCTTTTCATTAAGCTTCATTTCAACATCACAGGCTGCTCAGGGCTgaacctgcaaaaaaacaaaacaaaaaaaaaagacaaaacagcaaTAA
The nucleotide sequence above comes from Larimichthys crocea isolate SSNF chromosome XVI, L_crocea_2.0, whole genome shotgun sequence. Encoded proteins:
- the LOC104926896 gene encoding sesquipedalian-1, which encodes MKLNEKIVTYFESCNSPIDKEGYLYKKGEIKSSYQKRWFVLKGNLLFYKDRPADRDLTGVIVLEGCTVQLCESEEQFAFSLVWSEPGLRTYKFAAEDQASQESWIKALLSANHNYLALLMMDLEKKYKDALGEFSSEPANPFVMPNFNTAEAGYPAASLNAQSSALPSYLAPGVGAGPGLSSNPMLQAPTVSSKSASKRSPKLWPKRNANVVPINTPAPPLGEWSGVCFSTREEFSKLHEDFGKEVKELIADWSKRGRDDEVVQEENLIDFG